One stretch of Natronobacterium gregoryi SP2 DNA includes these proteins:
- a CDS encoding DUF7545 family protein: MSDVETVTVSIDADDSTDEVTLPAGLMDLVAEGDQTAAETVGDVTLLSFASRAHHVVHHGDGADEDLEAQEERIMELFEERFGVTFGEATGHQH; encoded by the coding sequence ATGTCCGACGTAGAAACTGTCACTGTCTCGATCGACGCCGACGACTCGACCGACGAAGTTACGCTGCCGGCCGGCCTGATGGACCTCGTCGCGGAAGGCGACCAGACGGCCGCCGAGACCGTTGGCGACGTCACGCTACTGTCGTTCGCCAGTCGCGCTCACCACGTCGTCCACCACGGCGACGGCGCTGACGAGGACCTCGAAGCCCAGGAGGAACGCATCATGGAACTGTTCGAAGAACGGTTCGGGGTCACGTTCGGCGAGGCGACCGGTCACCAGCACTGA
- a CDS encoding gamma-glutamylcyclotransferase family protein, with protein MYAFVYGTLTDPARVESVREDTPSTAYAVEGPATLEGLHRIDGRYPTLAPGGSVDGRLLAGDRTALDCLDRYEGVDDGLYVPVAVSHVDRDSDVFVYVRDPVRLAVAERVDWPEDGPFLGRVRRVLREDEIVVQSHE; from the coding sequence GTGTACGCCTTCGTCTACGGGACCCTGACCGATCCCGCCCGAGTCGAGAGCGTCCGCGAAGACACTCCATCCACGGCGTACGCCGTCGAAGGTCCAGCCACGCTCGAGGGACTCCACCGCATCGACGGCCGCTATCCGACGCTGGCACCTGGCGGGAGCGTCGACGGCCGACTTCTCGCGGGTGATCGAACTGCCCTCGACTGTCTGGATCGATACGAGGGCGTCGACGACGGGCTGTACGTCCCGGTCGCAGTTTCTCACGTCGATCGTGACTCCGACGTCTTCGTCTACGTCCGCGATCCGGTCCGTCTCGCAGTGGCCGAGCGAGTCGACTGGCCGGAGGACGGTCCGTTCCTCGGGCGAGTTCGTCGCGTGCTTCGTGAGGACGAAATCGTGGTACAAAGCCACGAATGA
- a CDS encoding DUF5799 family protein — protein sequence MSERSWTDRIVGERMTVDQEFSSRIASSELSNQQWSLIMTATEFEIERPDDPDRARIVANTEQVEQIIPELENVDSGMGAMGGPGARGGGSSGSGGLVDSIKGALGLGGDGGDHDEKLETAERLTEEYARELQTHLEENGRWDSVREAVAERE from the coding sequence ATGAGCGAGAGGTCGTGGACGGACCGGATCGTCGGCGAGCGGATGACTGTCGATCAGGAGTTTTCGTCCCGCATCGCGTCGTCGGAGTTGTCGAACCAGCAGTGGAGTCTGATTATGACGGCGACCGAATTCGAGATCGAACGCCCCGACGATCCCGACCGCGCCCGGATCGTCGCGAACACGGAGCAAGTCGAACAGATCATTCCGGAACTCGAGAACGTCGACTCCGGGATGGGAGCGATGGGCGGCCCTGGCGCTCGAGGCGGTGGCTCGAGTGGCTCTGGCGGGCTCGTCGACTCGATCAAGGGCGCACTCGGGCTCGGTGGTGACGGAGGCGACCACGACGAGAAACTCGAGACTGCCGAGCGACTCACCGAAGAGTACGCTCGGGAGTTACAGACTCACCTCGAGGAGAACGGCCGCTGGGATTCGGTCCGTGAGGCGGTTGCCGAACGCGAGTGA
- a CDS encoding DUF7557 family protein, translating to MATVELETETIERLDDLRIDDELINELINIYEASEYTLFRAGD from the coding sequence ATGGCCACCGTCGAACTCGAAACGGAGACGATCGAACGGCTGGACGACCTGCGAATCGACGACGAACTAATCAACGAACTCATCAACATTTACGAGGCCAGCGAGTACACGCTGTTTCGCGCTGGCGACTAA
- a CDS encoding gamma carbonic anhydrase family protein, producing MLRSFDGVEPDVADSAYVDETAVVIGDVVVGANASVWPNTTIRGDHGRIVVGEGANVQDNAVLHEAAELEPYATVGHSAIVHDATVAERALVGMNAVVLDGAHVGEKAVVAAGSVVTEETEVPPGTLVAGSPAEPKADVDDPRLEATAERYVQLSTDHEETSERLG from the coding sequence ATGTTACGCTCGTTCGATGGGGTCGAACCCGACGTCGCCGACTCCGCGTACGTCGACGAGACGGCCGTCGTCATCGGCGACGTAGTCGTCGGAGCCAACGCGAGCGTCTGGCCGAACACGACGATCCGTGGCGACCACGGACGGATCGTCGTCGGCGAGGGCGCGAACGTCCAGGACAACGCCGTCCTCCACGAGGCGGCCGAACTCGAGCCGTACGCGACGGTCGGCCACAGCGCGATCGTCCACGACGCCACCGTCGCCGAGCGCGCGTTGGTCGGGATGAACGCGGTCGTCCTCGACGGTGCTCACGTCGGCGAGAAGGCAGTCGTCGCGGCAGGCAGCGTCGTCACCGAGGAAACCGAGGTGCCGCCGGGGACGCTCGTCGCCGGCTCGCCGGCCGAACCCAAAGCCGACGTGGACGACCCGCGACTCGAGGCGACCGCAGAACGGTACGTACAGCTCTCGACCGACCACGAGGAAACGTCGGAGCGGCTCGGCTGA